From Pan troglodytes isolate AG18354 chromosome 9, NHGRI_mPanTro3-v2.0_pri, whole genome shotgun sequence, the proteins below share one genomic window:
- the PTH gene encoding parathyroid hormone isoform X2: MIPAKDMAKVMIVMLAICFLTKSDGKSVKKRSVSEIQLMHNLGKHLNSMERVEWLRKKLQDVHNFVALGAPLAPRDAGSQRPRKKEDNVLVESHEKSLGEADKADVNVLTKAKSQ; this comes from the exons ATGATACCTGCAAAAGACATGGCTAAAGTTATGATTGTCATGTTGGCAATTTGTTTTCTTACAAAATCGGATGGGAAATCTGTTAA GAAGAGATCTGTGAGTGAAATACAGCTTATGCATAACCTGGGAAAACATCTGAACTCGATGGAGAGAGTAGAATGGCTGCGTAAGAAGCTGCAGGATGTGCACAATTTTGTTGCCCTTGGAGCTCCTCTAGCTCCCAGAGATGCTGGTTCCCAGAGGCCCCGAAAAAAGGAAGACAATGTCTTGGTTGAGAGCCATGAAAAAAGTCTTGGAGAGGCAGACAAAGCTGATGTGAATGTATTAACTAAAGCTAAATCccagtga